The Bacillales bacterium genome includes the window GATAACGAGATGAGAACGATCGCCAGCCACAAGGAAATGGAAAAGATGTTGGATTCGGAGTTGGCGGTACTCCATGCAAAAATCACTACGGCAAACGCACTGGTTAAAAAATGAGTGCCGGCATGAAAGAACAACCCGGTGTGACGCTTCCTCTTTTTCAAATCGTTCATTCGGTTCGTCTGCAAAACGAAATCCGCCGTGAAATGAGCCAACAATAAAACCATCATCCATTCAAACATGAAATCAATCCCCCTCTTTTTCTAACCGTTGCTGCCAATCTTCGAGAAGCTCGAGCAAGCTTTCCTCCATTGCACGGACAAGCTGGAAGTCCGCTCTGCTTAACAAATAGCTGACGGTCGATTTCGGGGATTTGTAGCCAAGTTGTTCACCGATTTGTTCGTAGCTCAGCTCGGGATTTTGCTGAATTCTTTCGATTACTTCGTTTTGCTTGCCCGTGCGCCGATAGCGTTTTTCAAGAATGGCGAAAATTAACGCGTTCACGGCTTGATAAGGGAAATTGCGCTGGTAGAAAAAAACGGCGCTCTCCCCCGGATCTTGAAATTGCCACGATTTAGCGTCTGGGTGTTCGTTTTTCAAATAATCGTCCCGTGCTTTAAAAGCGTGAACAACCGCAGTCCCGTTCATTGTGTGCACCGTTGCCTCCGGATGGTCCAACGTCCCGGTCCCCATCCCCACATAAAGCGCCATCCCCGTCTTACTCGCTGATCGAATCATGTTCATGCCTGCCCTATATCCGCTCGGAAAGGAACGAAGCACACCGACAATTTCATCGCCGTTGCGGACGGCAAACGGAATAAGAATGCCCGATTGGAAATCTTGATTCAATTGTTCTACGATTTTTTTTAATGAGACGGTCAACTGCCGGCTGTCAAGCTCTTTTGAACGCTTGACGTCGGCAGCAACACAAATGCACGTTTGCTGCATGTCTTCACCTTCTGCTCATGAATTTCGATCAACTGCCGCTAAGTTGATGGAAATAGATCAACTAGAGGGAAGTTGATGCTCTAACAACAACTTTAACGGATCGATAGAGAAAAAACAACACCGCCCAAGGCAATGCTGCCTAGAGCGGTGCAACGATGAAAGATTCAATGATACGAAAATTACCCCGTGAATTCCTGTGACCATATGTTGCCTTCGGAAATGTAGCCGACACCAATATGGGTATAATGCGGGTTTAAGATGTTTTCGCGATGCCCTTTGCTGTTCATCCAAGCGTTGACGACTTCTTCCGGGGATCGCTGTCCTTTCGCAATGTTCTCCCCGGCGTAATTGTAAGATATGCCGTACGCCTTCATCATGTCGAACGGAGATCCGTAAGTCGGGGAGTTGTGAGCAAAATAATGATGGACGGCCATGTCACGCGATTTGTCACGCGCCATTTTACTCAGGTCGACGTCCGTTTTCAACGGCTTCAGCCCGCGCTTTGTTCTTTCTTGGTTCGTCAAGACGATCACTTGTTGTTCGTACTTGTTCAACTGATCGTTTTGCTGTTGGTCATCCGAACCTCCTGGTGACGGCTGTGGAACTGGCTGAGGCTGCGTCGGGGACGGATCTTGTTTCGGCGATTTTCCTGGCGAAGGAATGCACTTTTCCCAATCCATGTGGCGATGCAAGTAATCTTTTACATACGTCTCCCACCATTGATTGGAAAATCCGGCATCCTTCCCGTTCGAAGAATGGTAATATTTATAAACATGAACGTTCGTTTGCCCATGATAATCCGCCGCATGTGCGGAATTCGCTTGAAACCCTGCAATGCTTAAAGCAGTTGCGAGAACGGCCGTTATTGCTATTTTTTTCAACAATTGACTGCACCTCTTTCGATAAAATTTATGAATGAATTGCGCACGCTCATCATAACATGTGATTGTTGTAATAATTTTGGCATAAATTGTTTAGTCGCATCGGTACGTGAAAAGTTTGCGGGAACGGCGGTTTTACCGTCTTTCCGAAATCATTGGCAAGCAAATGATGGATCCTAAGCCACGAATTGCATAATAAAAGGGATTGACAATCTTCATATCAAGGAAATTATGTAACTTAATGTAATAGTATTGTTACATTAAAGGGGGTTGATTGTAAGATCACAAGTCTTAGAAACACTCACACTAGTTCTAAAGAACTACGTTAATGGCAAATACATGAGTCGTATGACCCGTTTATTTGTTTTTTATCAAATTGATGAAGGAATTTTGAAACAAATCAAGAATTTTTCAATTTAACGGAAAGCCATTCGACGGGGGCTCAAAGGAGGACAGGGATTTCGGAACCGTCAATAAACGATTGGAGGGAATGGGATTGTCGGATTGGAAGAAGAAATTAGGGATTCCGGTTCTATCAGCGGGGTTGATTTTCGGTGCGTTCTCACCTTCGCTTGCCTCTGCGCAAGGGAAAGGAACAAATGATGAAAACGTATTGGCGAAAAATACGCTTGTAAGAAGTCATTTCAAAAACGGCCCATTCGATATCGGACTTGTTAATGATGAAAAACTGATGAAATCATTGATCGAACAAGGCGTGATCGATAAGAATGCGTCGACGAAAGAGCAGCGGGAAGCATTGAAAGCCTATGTCACCGAAAGGTCCGAACATGCCAAAGCCCGAGCGAACGACAGTTTGAAAGAACAGAAACAAGCGAGAAGCGACCTGCAGAAAAAAGCGGGATTGGCACAAAAAGGAACGAAAGCGGGTAAAAGCGATGTGAAACATCCGAACCAGTTTTGGAATCCTGGTCAAGATCC containing:
- a CDS encoding CAP domain-containing protein, translating into MLKKIAITAVLATALSIAGFQANSAHAADYHGQTNVHVYKYYHSSNGKDAGFSNQWWETYVKDYLHRHMDWEKCIPSPGKSPKQDPSPTQPQPVPQPSPGGSDDQQQNDQLNKYEQQVIVLTNQERTKRGLKPLKTDVDLSKMARDKSRDMAVHHYFAHNSPTYGSPFDMMKAYGISYNYAGENIAKGQRSPEEVVNAWMNSKGHRENILNPHYTHIGVGYISEGNIWSQEFTG